In Citrus sinensis cultivar Valencia sweet orange chromosome 2, DVS_A1.0, whole genome shotgun sequence, a single genomic region encodes these proteins:
- the LOC102613606 gene encoding uncharacterized protein LOC102613606, with product MTADTLTQQNGLFVPDGDLISKNPNSISVTTNKETERRRRRRKQKKNKKASQQATLTDSNNDADNETEDEDSQSQVAEKVTVEYVPEKADLDDGLDDEFRKIFEKFSFHDAAGSEDIDKRDESAQNAESKKKADSDTEDEEQDSQPKEKGLSNKKKKLQRRMKIAELKQICSRPDVVEVWDATASDPKLLVFLKAYRNTVPVPRHWCQKRKFLQGKRGIEKQPFQLPDFIAATGIEKIRQAYIEKEDSKKLKQKQRERMQPKMGKMDIDYQVLHDAFFKYQTKPKLTSHGDLYHEGKEFEVKLREMKPGILSHDLKEALGMPDGAPPPWLINMQRYGPPPSYPHLKIPGLNAPIPPGASFGYHPGGWGKPPVDEYGRPLYGDVFGIHQQEQPNYEEEPVDKSKHWGDLEEEEEEEEEEEEEEQIEEEELEDGIQSVDTLSSTPTGVETPDVIDLRKQQRKEPERPLYQVLEEKEERIAPGTLLGTTHTYVVNTGTQDKAGAKRVDLLRGQKTDRVDVTLQPEELEVMDNVLPAKYEEAREEEKLRSQREDFSDMVAENEKKRKRKMQEKDGKSKKKDFKF from the exons ATGACAGCGGACACTCTCACACAACAAAACGGCCTCTTTGTACCGGACGGAGATCTGATCTCCAAAAACCCTAACTCTATCTCTGTCACCACCAATAAAGAGACTGAACGTCGCCGTCGCAGGCGCaaacagaagaaaaacaagaagGCTTCGCAGCAGGCGACGCTGACGGACTCCAATAACGACGCCGACAATGAAACTGAAGATGAGGATTCTCAATCACAG gTTGCTGAAAAGGTCACAGTTGAGTATGTACCAGAGAAAGCGGATTTAGATGATGGTCTGGATGATGAATTTAGAAAGATTTTCGAGAAGTTTAGTTTTCATGACGCTGCTGGTTCTGAG GACATTGATAAAAGGGATGAGTCTGCCCAGAATGCAGAATCAAAGAAGAAGGCTGATTCAGATACAGAAGATGAAGAGCAGGACAGCCAACCTAAAGAGAAAGGCctttcaaataagaaaaagaag CTTCAGCGAAGGATGAAGATTGCAGAACTGAAACAGATCTGCTCAAGGCCTGATGTTGTTGAG GTGTGGGACGCAACTGCGTCAGACCCTAAGTTACTGGTCTTTTTGAAAGCTTATCGAAACACTGTTCCTGTACCAAGGCATTGGTGCCAGAAACGAAAATTCTTGCAG gGAAAGCGGGGAATCGAGAAGCAGCCGTTTCAGCTTCCAGATTTCATTGCTGCAACAGGAATTGAGAAAATTAGACAG GCTTATATTGAGAAGGAGGATAGCAAGAAGTTAAAACAAAAGCAGCGGGAGCGCATGCAACCAAAGATGGGGAAAATGGATATAGACTATCAG GTTCTCCATGATGCTTTTTTCAAATACCAGACGAAACCAAAGTTAACAAGTCATGGTGATCTTTACCACGAAGGGAAAGAATTTGAG GTAAAGCTAAGGGAGATGAAGCCAGGCATACTGTCACACGACTTAAAAGAAGCTCTTGGTATGCCAGATGGTGCTCCTCCACCATGGCTAATAAATATGCAG AGATATGGTCCTCCACCGTCATACCCCCATCTCAAGATCCCTGGACTGAATGCTCCTATTCCCCCTGGAGCAAGCTTTGGTTATCATCCTGGTGGCTGGGGCAAGCCTCCTGTTGATGAA TATGGGCGGCCTCTATATGGAGATGTTTTTGGCATTCATCAACAAGAACAGCCTAACTATGAG GAGGAGCCAGTTGATAAGTCGAAGCATTGGGGTGATTtggaggaagaggaagaggaagaagaggaagaggaagaggaagaacaAATTGAGGAAGAAGAGTTGGAGGATGGGATTCAATCAGTTGATACTCTTTCAAG TACTCCCACTGGTGTTGAAACACCTGATGTTATTGACCTTCGTAAGCAGCAGAGGAAGGAACCTGAGAGGCCTCTATACCAA GTTCTTGAGGAAAAAGAGGAGAGGATTGCTCCTGGGACATTACTTGGAACAACACACAC TTATGTGGTCAACACCGGCACACAAGACAAAGCAGGAGCTAAAAGG GTTGATCTGCTTAGAGGCCAGAAGACGGATAGAGTTGATGTTACCTTGCAGCCGGAAGAGCTTGAAGTTATGGACAATGTACTGCCTGCAAA ATATGAGGAAGCAAGAGAGGAGGAGAAGCTGCGGAGTCAGCGTGAGGATTTCAGTGACATGGTTGCAGag AATGAGAAGAAGAGGAAGCGTAAGATGCAGGAGAAGGATGGAAAGTCAAAGAAGAaggatttcaaattttag
- the LOC102613318 gene encoding probable polyol transporter 4, with amino-acid sequence MGVQENGNKYRRMDAAGNEEDNSLTQSPEQEEGFDKSGSTRKYVLACAFFASLNSVLLGYDVGVMSGAIIFIKEDLKITEVQQEVLVGILSIISLFGSLAGGKTSDVLGRKWTIALAAIVFQAGAAIMTLAPSFAVLIIGRLLAGVGIGFGVMIAPLYIAEISPSIARGSLTSFPEIFINLGILLGYISNYAFSRLPAHINWRVMLGVGILPSVFIALALFVIPESPRWLVMQGRIDEARLVLSKTNESVKEVEERLAEIQVAAGSDNAEKNEEKAVWREIINPSPAVRRMLITGCGIQCFQQITGIDATVYYSPTIFKGAGIKGNNELLAATVAVGFTKTIFILIAIILIDKVGRKPLLYVSTIGMTICLLSLSLSLTFLGNGQLGIALAILSVCGNVAFFSVGIGPVCWVLSSEIFPLRLRAQASALGAVGSRVSSGAIAMSFLSVSHAITVGGTFFVFSLISALSVAFVYKCVPETKGKSLEQIEMLFQDEREWPVGEVELGDTERLVENR; translated from the exons ATGGGTGTGCAGGAGAATGGGAACAAGTACAGGAGAATGGATGCAGCTGGTAATGAGGAAGACAATTCGTTGACTCAAAGTCCAGAACAAGAAGAGGGTTTTGATAAGAGTGGTAGCACAAGGAAATATGTGCTTGCCTGTGCGTTCTTTGCTTCTCTTAATTCAGTGCTCCTTGGCTACG ATGTTGGTGTAATGAGTGGagcaattatatttattaaggAGGATCTGAAGATAACAGAGGTACAACAAGAAGTTCTCGTTGGAATTTTGAGCATAATTTCACTTTTCGGTAGTTTAGCTGGGGGCAAAACATCAGATGTCCTCGGTAGAAAATGGACAATAGCCCTTGCGGCCATTGTTTTTCAGGCAGGTGCTGCTATTATGACTCTTGCTCCTTCTTTTGCTGTGCTAATTATTGGGAGACTTTTGGCTGGTGTCGGGATTGGCTTTGGGGTTATGATTGCACCTCTATACATAGCTGAGATATCGCCCTCCATTGCCCGAGGGTCACTCACTTCCTTTCCTGAGATCTTTATAAATCTAGGAATTCTACTAGGATATATCTCAAACTATGCCTTTTCAAGACTGCCGGCTCATATAAACTGGCGGGTCATGCTTGGTGTGGGAATCCTTCCATCGGTTTTTATTGCGTTGGCCCTTTTTGTGATCCCTGAATCTCCAAGGTGGTTGGTGATGCAAGGCAGGATTGATGAAGCAAGATTAGTACTTTCAAAAACGAATGAGAGTGTTAAAGAAGTGGAGGAAAGGTTGGCAGAAATACAAGTAGCTGCTGGGAGTGATAATGCcgagaaaaatgaagaaaaagctGTGTGGCGTGAAATCATAAATCCTTCGCCTGCTGTTAGACGAATGCTGATTACAGGTTGTGGAATCCAATGCTTCCAGCAGATTACAGGTATTGATGCAACTGTCTATTATAGCCCCACTATTTTTAAAGGAGCTGGCATCAAAGGCAATAATGAGCTTCTTGCGGCAACCGTTGCTGTTGGGTTTACCAAAACAATTTTCATCTTAATAGCTATAATTCTTATCGATAAAGTGGGTAGGAAACCTTTGCTTTATGTGAGCACGATCGGCATGACCATTTGCTTGCTTAGTCTAAGCCTTTCTCTAACATTTTTGGGGAATGGACAACTAGGGATTGCATTGGCAATCTTATCAGTTTGTGGCAATGTAGCTTTCTTCTCTGTAGGAATTGGCCCTGTTTGTTGGGTTTTGTCATCTGAAATCTTCCCTCTAAGATTGCGAGCTCAAGCTTCAGCTCTTGGAGCAGTGGGGAGTAGGGTCAGTAGTGGTGCAATCGCTATGTCATTCCTCTCTGTGTCTCATGCAATCACCGTGGGAGGAACTTTCTTTGTGTTTTCACTGATTTCAGCTCTCTCCGTTGCTTTTGTCTATAAATGTGTCCCAGAAACCAAGGGAAAATCCTTGGAACAAATAGAAATGCTCTTTCAAGATGAGAGGGAATGGCCAGTAGGTGAGGTGGAATTGGGAGATACTGAGCGTCTTGTGGAAAATCGATAG
- the LOC102613019 gene encoding uncharacterized protein At4g19900, with protein MCQITKLYHNFLYFLHRLQNIKRSFFAFLFCLPTSLLALLLILLLVYNGSFVFYIDIPSFPARISPVPAKFPPEKVAGESLPKFASSALYVLREENPPVIPKTHLPPYQKQNFSLVPMNSYLASRPKKARNRRVKFKIPRLGAKSRRFSAIVKGFFQNSSCKIKFFMTWISSLESFGGREFLALESLYKSHPNACLVMVSNSLDSRKGRLIFKQFLDNGFKVIAVKPDYDYIFKNTYAQEWFNRLKKGNVDPGLISLGQNLSNLLRLTLLYKFGGIYLDTDVIVLKNLSKLRNTIGAQTVDSETKNWTRLNNAVLIFDKNHPLLHKFIQEFTLTFDGNKWGHNGPYLVSRVVARVNGRPGFNFTVLPPSAFYPVDWRRVRSFFLGPRSEQHSKLLHKKLELINRQSFTVHLWNRQSKLLKVEDGSIVNRLILASCIFCNSSLSTL; from the coding sequence ATGTGTCAAATAACCAAACTTTATCACAATTTTCTCTACTTTCTTCACCGTTTGCAAAACATCAAAAGATCTTTCTTCgcttttctcttttgcttACCCACTTCACTTCTCGCTCTTCTTCTTATCCTCCTCTTAGTTTATAATGGCTCGTTTGTCTTTTATATCGACATCCCTTCTTTTCCCGCCAGAATCTCCCCGGTACCCGCCAAATTCCCGCCGGAAAAAGTTGCAGGAGAGTCACTTCCAAAGTTCGCTTCTTCTGCTTTGTATGTATTGAGAGAAGAGAATCCACCTGTGATTCCAAAGACCCATTTGCCTCCATATCAAAAACAGAACTTTTCACTGGTGCCCATGAACAGTTATTTGGCTTCTAGGCCCAAAAAAGCGCGTAACAGGAGAGTCAAGTTCAAGATTCCTCGTTTGGGAGCTAAATCAAGGAGATTTTCCGCTATAGTTAAGGGCTTTTTTCAGAATTCTTCGTGTAAGATAAAGTTTTTTATGACTTGGATTTCTTCACTTGAGTCATTTGGTGGTCGAGAATTTCTTGCTTTAGAAAGTTTGTATAAGTCACATCCAAATGCTTGTTTGGTTATGGTGTCAAATTCATTGGATTCAAGAAAAGGAAGACTTATTTTTAAGCAATTTTTGGATAACGGTTTTAAAGTGATTGCAGTTAAGCCTgattatgattatattttcaagAATACTTATGCACAAGAGTGGTTTAATAGATTGAAGAAAGGGAATGTTGATCCTGGGTTGATTTCTTTGGGTCAAAACTTGTCAAATTTGCTTAGGCTTACTTTGTTATACAAGTTTGGTGGTATATATTTAGACACAGATGTTATAGTTTTGaagaatttatcaaaattgagAAATACAATCGGAGCTCAAACGGTGGATTCTGAAACAAAGAATTGGACCAGGTTGAATAATGCTGTGTTGATTTTTGATAAGAATCATCCGTTGCTGCACAAGTTCATACAAGAATTTACACTCACATTTGATGGCAACAAGTGGGGTCACAATGGTCCTTATTTGGTGTCAAGAGTTGTTGCTAGAGTGAACGGGAGACCTGGATTCAACTTCACCGTGCTGCCACCTTCTGCATTTTATCCGGTTGATTGGAGAAGAGTTCGAAGTTTTTTCCTGGGGCCTAGAAGTGAGCAGCATTCAAAATTGTTGCATAAGAAGCTCGAGCTTATTAACAGGCAAAGTTTCACTGTGCATTTGTGGAACAGACAAAGTAAATTGCTTAAAGTTGAAGATGGGAGCATTGTCAATCGTTTAATTTTGGCCTCTTGTATCTTCTGCAATTCTTCACTGTCAACTTTGTGA
- the LOC102612712 gene encoding uncharacterized protein LOC102612712, giving the protein MDQIEHKFIKVQGLNLHIAEAGADADAHVVVFLHGFPEIWYSWRHQMVGVATAGFRAIAPDCRGYGLSDPPAEPEKTSFQDMVDDLLAILDHLGLAKVFLVAKDFGALTAYMFAIQHQERVSGVITLGVPILPPGPIEFHKYLPEGFYISRWQEPGRAEADFGRLDAKTVVRNIYILFSRSEIPIAPENKEIMDLVSDSTPLPPWFTEEDLAAYGALYEKSGFRTALQVPYRTLRENFSTPEVTAVKVPALLIMGDKDYFLKFPGIEDYIRSGKAKDLVPNLEIIHLPEGSHFVQEQSPEEVNQLILTFLNKHV; this is encoded by the exons ATGGATCAAATTGAGCACAAGTTCATCAAAGTACAAGGCCTGAACCTTCACATCGCCGAGGCCGGAGCAG ATGCAGATGCACATGTGGTGGTGTTCTTGCATGGATTCCCTGAGATATGGTACTCGTGGCGGCATCAGATGGTGGGTGTGGCCACTGCTGGCTTCAGGGCCATTGCTCCTGATTGCAGAGGGTACGGCCTCTCCGACCCACCTGCTGAACCTGAAAAAACCTCTTTTCAGGACATGGTAGATGATCTCCTCGCCATTTTGGATCATCTCGGACTAGCTAAG GTTTTTCTTGTTGCAAAAGATTTTGGAGCTCTGACTGCATACATGTTTGCAATTCAACACCAAGAGAGGGTCTCTGGGGTAATTACCTTGGGAGTGCCAATTTTACCTCCTGGTCCGATTGAATTCCACAAATACCTTCCTGAAGGTTTTTACATATCAAGATGGCAG GAACCTGGACGAGCAGAAGCTGATTTTGGCCGCCTTGATGCCAAGACAGTTGTAAGGAACATTTACATACTCTTCTCCAGAAGTGAAATACCCATAGCACCTGAAAACAAAGAGATCATGGATTTGGTGAGTGATTCAACTCCTCTGCCACCTTGGTTCACGGAGGAAGATCTCGCAGCTTATGGAGCCTTGTATGAGAAGTCTGGATTTCGAACTGCATTGCAAGTTCCATATAG gACCCTTCGTGAAAACTTCAGCACACCGGAAGTGACAGCAGTTAAAGTTCCAGCATTACTGATAATGGGGGACAAAGACTATTTCCTCAAATTTCCAGGGATTGAGGACTACATAAGAAGCGGCAAAGCGAAAGACCTTGTGCCCAATTTGGAGATCATACATTTGCCTGAAGGGAGCCATTTTGTTCAAGAGCAATCACCAGAAGAAGTGAACCAGCTAATCCTCACCTTTCTCAACAAACATGTTTGA
- the LOC102612412 gene encoding uncharacterized protein LOC102612412, which translates to MDKIEHKYIKVQGLNLHVAETGTGPNVVVFLHGFPEIWYSWRHQMVAVAAAGFRAIAPDYRGYGLSDPPAEPEKASFKDITNDLLATLDHLGINKVFLVAKDFGARPAYLFALLHPERVSGVITLGVPFIPPGTAEFHKSLPEGFYISRWQEPGRAEADFGRHDAKTVVRNIYILFSRSEIPIAPENKEIMDLVDASTPLPPWLTAEDLATYGALYEKSGFRTALQVPYRSIHEKFSLPELTVKVPALLILGEKDYFLKFPGIEDYIRSGKVKDFVPNLEIIRLSEGSHFVQEQSPEEVNQLVLTFLNKHV; encoded by the exons ATGGACAAAATTGAGCACAAGTACATCAAAGTACAAGGCCTGAACCTTCACGTCGCCGAGACAGGAACAG GTCCAAATGTGGTGGTGTTTTTGCATGGGTTCCCCGAGATATGGTACTCGTGGCGCCATCAGATGGTGGCTGTAGCCGCTGCTGGCTTCAGGGCTATTGCGCCTGATTACAGAGGCTACGGCCTCTCTGACCCACCTGCTGAACCCGAAAAGGCCTCCTTTAAAGACATCACTAATGATCTCCTCGCCACTTTAGATCACCTCGGAATTAACAAG GTTTTTCTTGTTGCAAAAGATTTTGGAGCCCGGCCTGCCTACCTGTTTGCACTTCTACACCCAGAGAGGGTCTCCGGTGTTATTACATTAGGAGTGCCGTTTATACCTCCAGGTACTGCTGAATTTCACAAATCCCTTCCTGAAGGTTTCTACATATCGAGATGGCAG GAACCTGGACGAGCAGAAGCTGATTTTGGTCGCCATGATGCAAAGACTGTGGTGAGAAACATTTACATTCTTTTCTCCAGAAGTGAAATACCAATAGCACCTGAAAACAAGGAGATCATGGATTTGGTGGATGCTTCTACTCCTCTTCCACCTTGGCTCACAGCGGAAGATCTTGCTACTTATGGAGCTTTGTACGAGAAGTCTGGATTTCGAACTGCATTGCAAGTTCCATATAG GTCAATCCATGAAAAGTTCAGCTTACCAGAACTAACGGTTAAAGTTCCAGCACTACTGATATTGGGTGAAAAAGATTACTTCCTCAAATTTCCTGGGATTGAGGACTACATAAGAAGTGGCAAGGTAAAGGACTTTGTTCCCAATTTGGAGATCATACGTTTGTCTGAAGGGAGTCATTTTGTTCAAGAGCAATCACCAGAAGAGGTGAACCAGCTAGTCCTCACCTTCCTCAACAAACATGTATGA